In Daucus carota subsp. sativus chromosome 4, DH1 v3.0, whole genome shotgun sequence, one DNA window encodes the following:
- the LOC108218538 gene encoding aspartic proteinase PCS1, with protein sequence MALYTTIFLHLLVMFSYHVNELSAIQNFNPNSFSPVFNDSLSLSFPLTPLTLSPNSTLRSSLISSQQISASSKSYSHGSFHFRSWFKYSMALIVSLPIGTPPQVQQMVIDTGSQLSWIQCRKKNPRKPHHKTSFDPSRSSSYSILPCNHPQCKPAIPDFTLPTSCDRTRHCHYSYFYADGTYAEGNLVREKLSFSRYQSTPPLILGCAMKSRDAEGILGMNLGRFSLPYQIRLSKFSYCVPFRQKLANVMPDGVFYLGQNPYSHTFHYVDILTFARSHLMPNFDPLAYTLKMVGISIGGKKLDIASSTFLPNAGGAGQTMIDSGTEYTFLVDAAYTKVRQEIVRLVGGKIKRGFVYENTLDMCFDGNAVEIGRSIGDLVFQFDKGVEIMIEKERVLENVGGGVHCFGIGRSELLGATSNIIGNFHQQNLWVEFDLRSLKVGFGKADCSRSV encoded by the coding sequence ATGGCTCTTTACACTACCATCTTCCTACACTTGCTGGTGATGTTTTCGTACCATGTTAACGAACTCTCAGCCATCCAAAACTTCAATCCAAATAGTTTCAGTCCGGTCTTCAATGACTCTCTGTCCCTCTCCTTCCCTCTAACTCCGCTCACTCTTTCTCCCAACTCCACTCTCCGCTCTTCTCTAATCTCATCGCAACAAATATCAGCAAGTTCCAAATCCTACTCACACGGAAGCTTTCACTTCAGGTCATGGTTTAAATACTCAATGGCCTTGATAGTCTCTTTACCTATAGGAACCCCGCCACAAGTACAACAAATGGTCATCGACACAGGCAGTCAGCTGTCGTGGATCCAGTGTCGCAAGAAAAACCCGCGTAAACCTCACCATAAAACTTCTTTTGATCCGTCTCGCTCATCTTCCTACTCCATACTCCCATGCAACCATCCACAATGTAAACCTGCAATTCCTGATTTTACCCTCCCCACCTCATGTGACAGAACTCGACACTGTCACTACTCCTACTTCTATGCAGATGGAACTTATGCTGAGGGCAATCTGGTCAGAGAGAAACTATCTTTTTCGCGATACCAAAGCACCCCTCCTCTAATCCTAGGCTGTGCTATGAAATCACGCGATGCAGAGGGTATTTTAGGGATGAACCTCGGGAGGTTTTCATTACCTTACCAAATTAGGCTCAGTAAATTTTCTTATTGTGTCCCTTTTCGCCAGAAGCTCGCCAATGTAATGCCAGATGGAGTTTTCTACCTAGGTCAAAATCCGTACTCGCATACATTTCATTACGTCGACATTCTGACATTCGCTAGAAGTCATTTGATGCCTAATTTTGATCCTCTGGCATATACTTTAAAAATGGTTGGAATAAGTATTGGCGGGAAGAAACTCGACATAGCGTCATCAACGTTTTTACCAAACGCTGGTGGCGCTGGGCAGACGATGATCGATTCTGGCACGGAGTACACATTCTTAGTAGACGCCGCTTACACAAAAGTGAGGCAGGAAATCGTGAGATTAGTAGGTGGAAAAATAAAAAGAGGCTTTGTTTACGAAAACACTCTGGACATGTGTTTTGATGGGAATGCAGTGGAGATAGGGAGATCAATCGGAGACCTTGTATTCCAATTCGACAAAGGTGTGGAGATCATGATCGAGAAGGAGAGGGTGCTGGAGAATGTCGGAGGCGGGGTCCACTGCTTCGGAATTGGGAGGTCAGAGTTGTTAGGTGCTACAAGTAATATTATTGGGAATTTTCATCAGCAGAATCTTTGGGTGGAATTTGATCTCAGAAGTCTTAAAGTGGGGTTTGGAAAAGCTGATTGCAGTAGATCAGTATAA